Proteins co-encoded in one Flavobacterium sp. M31R6 genomic window:
- a CDS encoding helix-turn-helix domain-containing protein, which translates to MKTYSLDEVTDKFVGEKGTTNRENFENELKIDLIGQTIKQIRKERNLTQEQLGELVGVKKAQISKIENSLTDARFDTIIKVFKALNAKINFNVELLNQNVAIH; encoded by the coding sequence ATGAAAACATATAGTTTAGATGAAGTAACAGATAAATTCGTTGGAGAAAAAGGAACAACAAATAGAGAAAATTTTGAAAACGAATTGAAAATTGACTTGATTGGCCAAACAATTAAACAAATTCGTAAAGAACGAAATTTGACACAAGAACAATTAGGAGAATTAGTTGGAGTAAAAAAAGCTCAAATTTCAAAAATTGAGAATAGCTTAACTGACGCAAGATTTGACACAATTATTAAAGTTTTTAAGGCCTTAAATGCCAAAATTAATTTTAATGTAGAATTACTAAATCAGAATGTAGCAATCCACTAA
- a CDS encoding type II toxin-antitoxin system RelE/ParE family toxin codes for MDYKFKVEFLEPVLEFLENLDPKSREKILYNIWKSRSVNDNELFKKLDGEIWEFRTLYNKQYLRLFAFWDKSDKKDTVVISTHGIIKKTDKTPKVEIERAESLRVKYFNEKK; via the coding sequence ATGGATTATAAATTTAAAGTTGAATTTCTTGAACCAGTTTTAGAGTTTTTGGAAAATCTAGACCCAAAATCTAGAGAAAAAATACTTTATAATATTTGGAAATCGAGAAGCGTAAACGATAATGAATTATTCAAAAAACTCGATGGTGAGATTTGGGAATTTAGAACTTTATACAACAAGCAATATTTAAGACTTTTTGCTTTTTGGGACAAATCAGACAAAAAAGATACAGTTGTGATTTCTACTCACGGAATTATAAAGAAAACTGACAAAACCCCGAAAGTTGAAATTGAAAGAGCAGAATCATTAAGAGTAAAATATTTTAACGAAAAGAAATAA
- a CDS encoding AraC family transcriptional regulator, which yields MLQDRTQINILFSCSGEPKKDFEPFVQDFALSFILTGKMIINNGTETTEYNTGDIGFISKNQLVKTQKLPQDNKPFMGISIFLPKETLYNFSKEHNILPKGQYTGKPNFIFPHDPFLKGFFDSIVPYFENPDALTENLATIKTNEIIELLIKKTQMQNLLFNFQDDFKIDLEAYMNRNFTHNIPLEQFAKLTGRSISTFKRDFQEIFKETPSKWLIKKRLDLAHFLITKQNKKPVEVYYDVGFVSFAHFSRTFKAEFKINPSEIEKNHS from the coding sequence ATGTTACAAGATAGAACACAAATAAATATACTTTTCTCTTGCTCAGGCGAACCAAAAAAAGATTTTGAGCCGTTTGTTCAAGACTTTGCTTTGTCATTTATCTTAACAGGAAAAATGATAATAAATAACGGAACAGAAACTACAGAATACAATACAGGCGACATTGGCTTTATATCAAAAAATCAATTGGTAAAAACGCAAAAACTACCACAAGACAATAAACCATTTATGGGAATTAGTATTTTTTTGCCTAAAGAAACACTTTATAATTTTTCTAAAGAACATAATATTTTACCAAAAGGACAATATACAGGCAAACCAAATTTTATATTTCCTCACGACCCATTTTTAAAAGGTTTTTTTGATTCTATTGTTCCTTATTTTGAAAATCCAGATGCGTTAACCGAAAATTTGGCGACAATAAAAACCAACGAAATCATAGAGCTTTTGATTAAAAAAACACAAATGCAAAATCTTCTTTTCAATTTTCAAGACGATTTTAAAATTGATTTAGAAGCCTATATGAATAGAAATTTTACGCACAATATTCCTTTAGAACAATTTGCAAAACTAACAGGAAGAAGTATTTCAACATTCAAAAGAGATTTTCAAGAAATATTTAAAGAAACACCAAGTAAGTGGCTAATTAAAAAACGACTTGACTTGGCACATTTTTTAATTACTAAACAAAACAAAAAACCAGTAGAAGTTTACTATGACGTTGGCTTTGTAAGTTTCGCTCATTTTTCTCGAACATTTAAAGCAGAATTTAAAATAAACCCATCGGAAATAGAAAAAAACCACAGCTAA
- a CDS encoding SDR family NAD(P)-dependent oxidoreductase: MKKTVIITGGTTGIGKATALHFAKNGYNVVITSRNANKEASVIADFKQNGADITFLPLDVTNEEQVKSVIETTVKKFGKLDSIVNNSGISLGNAVLAETESNDLKQMLETNVMGVYYGMKYAIIEMLKTGGGTIVNLASIAGLNGLYATAQYNASKHAVVGLTKGASIDYAQQGIRVNAVAPGAIKTDILKNAIASGTYDVSSIEAIHPMNRLGEVEDIAKAIYFLASDENTFMTGTILNIDGGYNAK; the protein is encoded by the coding sequence ATGAAAAAAACAGTAATTATCACAGGCGGAACAACAGGTATTGGAAAAGCAACAGCTTTACATTTTGCAAAAAATGGTTACAATGTAGTAATAACTAGTAGAAACGCTAACAAAGAAGCATCTGTAATTGCAGACTTTAAACAAAATGGTGCTGACATTACATTTCTACCCTTAGACGTAACAAACGAAGAACAAGTAAAATCAGTTATTGAAACGACTGTTAAAAAGTTTGGTAAATTAGATTCTATCGTAAACAACTCGGGAATTTCATTAGGAAATGCAGTATTAGCAGAAACAGAATCTAACGATTTAAAACAAATGCTTGAAACAAATGTGATGGGAGTTTATTATGGAATGAAATATGCAATCATAGAAATGCTGAAAACAGGTGGTGGAACAATAGTAAATTTAGCTTCCATAGCAGGATTAAATGGTTTGTATGCAACCGCACAATACAACGCATCAAAACACGCAGTTGTAGGTTTAACAAAAGGTGCATCTATTGATTATGCACAACAAGGAATTCGTGTTAATGCAGTTGCACCAGGAGCAATTAAAACAGATATTTTAAAAAACGCTATTGCTTCAGGAACCTATGATGTTTCAAGCATTGAAGCAATTCATCCAATGAATAGATTAGGTGAAGTTGAAGATATTGCAAAAGCAATTTACTTTTTAGCATCTGACGAAAATACATTTATGACAGGAACTATTTTAAACATAGATGGCGGTTATAATGCAAAATAA
- a CDS encoding helix-turn-helix domain-containing protein → MKKRIDKGREVVNLVKNNKPYSCRICVLVAVAFLRNHKNYTRVRNINGVKSENQSTNLEWNDFEGVFYDGKNGGSIGSKNGRAKITEAQVLDIRSSDLKQREISEKYGISQSAVSSIKNFQLWTHL, encoded by the coding sequence ATGAAAAAGAGAATTGACAAAGGTAGAGAGGTTGTCAATCTTGTAAAAAACAATAAGCCTTATTCTTGCAGGATATGTGTTTTGGTTGCCGTTGCTTTTTTACGCAATCATAAAAATTACACAAGAGTTAGAAACATAAACGGAGTTAAATCCGAAAATCAATCTACAAATTTAGAATGGAATGATTTTGAAGGTGTTTTTTATGACGGTAAAAATGGCGGTTCAATTGGATCAAAAAATGGACGTGCCAAAATTACAGAAGCACAAGTTTTAGACATTCGTTCAAGCGATTTAAAACAAAGAGAAATTTCTGAAAAATACGGAATTTCTCAAAGTGCCGTTTCATCGATAAAAAACTTTCAATTATGGACACATCTTTAG
- a CDS encoding transporter — translation MKTRFLKITIALLMLIISKNVNAQGHYNGGSFNTNDYFIPTASGWVFSLYYSYSNMNYYNNSGEKTDFIEISQNPPFSVELDQKVKTHSIIPMISYFGKNKILNARWGVLALPMLNNPNANIALDFYSEQSLVGSQEINLNSFGLGDFYLQPIWLTWEKNKFSTTFSYGLWLPIGKYEANSTDNVGLGYLSHNLRVMGRYKPKDKISLSAGLTYEINDKQKDSDFKEAPHLTSDFGASFIFTMGHELGFFGFGTWQTGSDEGEKAFLDKDQIYGLGIYGSYWFIPGKIGVLSRFTNNFGAKNRFGGASFQVGIN, via the coding sequence ATGAAAACAAGATTTTTAAAAATAACAATAGCCCTTTTGATGCTAATAATATCAAAAAATGTAAATGCTCAAGGACATTATAATGGTGGTAGTTTTAACACAAACGATTATTTTATACCAACAGCCTCTGGATGGGTTTTTTCTTTGTATTACTCCTATTCAAATATGAATTATTACAACAATTCAGGAGAAAAGACGGATTTTATTGAAATCAGTCAAAATCCACCCTTTTCTGTTGAATTAGATCAAAAAGTAAAAACACACTCTATTATTCCAATGATTAGCTATTTTGGTAAAAATAAAATTCTTAATGCCCGCTGGGGTGTATTGGCATTGCCAATGTTAAATAACCCTAATGCCAATATTGCCTTAGATTTTTATTCTGAACAGTCCTTAGTTGGAAGTCAAGAAATCAATCTAAATTCTTTTGGGTTAGGCGATTTTTATTTACAACCTATATGGCTCACATGGGAGAAAAATAAATTTTCTACAACATTTTCTTATGGCTTATGGCTACCTATTGGAAAATATGAAGCAAATAGTACAGACAATGTTGGCTTAGGTTACCTATCGCACAATCTAAGGGTTATGGGGAGATATAAACCAAAAGATAAGATAAGTTTATCCGCAGGACTTACTTATGAAATTAACGATAAACAAAAAGACTCCGATTTTAAAGAAGCACCGCATCTTACTTCTGATTTTGGTGCAAGTTTTATTTTTACTATGGGGCATGAACTAGGTTTTTTTGGTTTTGGAACTTGGCAGACTGGAAGTGATGAAGGAGAAAAAGCTTTTTTGGATAAGGATCAAATATATGGATTAGGCATTTATGGGTCTTACTGGTTTATACCTGGAAAAATTGGCGTTTTATCAAGATTTACGAACAATTTTGGTGCTAAAAACAGATTTGGAGGAGCATCTTTTCAAGTGGGTATTAATTAA
- a CDS encoding phosphate-starvation-inducible PsiE family protein, protein MDKIIKITVNTLIILLTVIMIYSMLEIVLITLRTIFVKNEIINFLNPTIDRNNLFITSVQGFIAATLLIAIIIEVIELLREYQKKNKINYVKVILEIAIIAVIRHVLIIDFEHANAGILIGVSSLILVLGLFYLILNKNIKTNQNEN, encoded by the coding sequence ATGGACAAAATCATTAAAATAACTGTAAACACATTAATAATACTTCTAACCGTGATTATGATTTATTCAATGTTAGAAATTGTATTAATTACTTTGAGAACAATCTTTGTTAAAAATGAAATAATTAACTTTCTTAACCCAACCATTGATAGAAATAACTTATTTATCACTTCAGTACAAGGTTTTATAGCTGCTACATTATTAATTGCAATTATCATTGAAGTAATTGAATTATTAAGAGAGTATCAAAAGAAAAACAAGATTAACTATGTTAAAGTAATTCTCGAAATTGCAATTATTGCAGTCATTAGACATGTATTAATTATTGATTTTGAACATGCGAATGCAGGAATCTTAATTGGAGTATCCTCCTTAATTTTAGTTCTAGGTTTATTTTATTTGATTTTGAACAAAAACATAAAAACAAACCAAAATGAGAACTAA
- a CDS encoding TCR/Tet family MFS transporter, with protein MKSNHKSTLIFVLIVVVIDTAGFGLIFPVLPQLLINLLHSDISTAAKYGGWLSFAYAIMQFVFAPVLGNLSDQYGRRPVLLSSLFGFSIDCIFLAFAPSILWLFVGRTIAGITGASYSVASACVADISTDDNRTKNFGLINAGFGLGFIIGPIIGGTLVQFGTHTPFIVAAILSFINFIFGYYFFPESLKANNRRKFDWKRANPFGSLKHLQKFPLIKTLVLSMIFVSIANHSMESVWAFFTIEKFKWSTSLVGYSLAFIGILSIIVQLWLVSILAKKLGDKRMAVLGFVLMMTGFFLFAFTPWQWLLFTALLLFIVGGIQGTAVQSIMSSAMPDNEQGELQGALGSLMGLTTLIAPPLMTSSFSYFTGKQSEIYFPGIPFLIASILTLISLILFLKSFKKSNRLIKSVDK; from the coding sequence ATGAAATCAAATCATAAATCAACACTCATATTTGTATTAATAGTTGTCGTAATTGACACCGCAGGTTTTGGACTAATTTTTCCAGTTCTACCACAACTACTAATTAATCTACTTCATTCAGACATCAGCACAGCCGCCAAATACGGAGGCTGGCTCTCATTTGCTTATGCAATTATGCAATTTGTTTTTGCACCAGTTTTAGGGAATTTAAGCGACCAATATGGCAGGCGACCAGTACTTTTAAGCTCATTGTTTGGGTTTAGCATCGACTGCATTTTTCTTGCTTTTGCACCAAGTATTTTGTGGCTTTTTGTTGGGCGGACAATTGCAGGTATAACAGGAGCAAGCTATTCCGTTGCATCTGCTTGTGTTGCCGACATTAGCACAGACGATAATAGAACTAAAAATTTCGGACTTATAAACGCAGGCTTTGGTTTGGGGTTTATAATTGGACCCATAATTGGCGGAACATTGGTACAATTCGGAACTCATACACCCTTTATTGTTGCTGCTATTTTAAGTTTTATCAATTTTATTTTCGGCTATTACTTTTTCCCGGAATCGTTAAAAGCAAATAACCGCAGGAAATTTGACTGGAAAAGAGCTAATCCATTTGGTTCCCTCAAACACTTACAGAAATTCCCATTGATAAAAACTTTAGTGCTATCAATGATTTTTGTTTCCATCGCTAATCACAGTATGGAAAGTGTTTGGGCATTTTTCACCATTGAAAAATTTAAGTGGAGCACCTCTCTTGTTGGCTACTCATTAGCATTTATAGGCATTCTATCAATTATCGTTCAGTTATGGTTAGTCAGTATTTTGGCAAAAAAATTGGGCGACAAACGAATGGCAGTATTAGGATTTGTACTTATGATGACGGGCTTTTTTCTGTTTGCTTTTACACCGTGGCAATGGTTGCTCTTTACCGCTTTATTACTTTTCATAGTTGGTGGAATTCAAGGCACAGCCGTTCAAAGTATTATGTCTTCTGCAATGCCCGACAACGAACAAGGTGAACTTCAAGGTGCTTTAGGCAGTTTAATGGGCTTGACAACTCTGATTGCACCACCGTTAATGACAAGCAGTTTTTCTTACTTTACGGGAAAACAATCCGAGATTTATTTTCCAGGAATTCCTTTTTTAATTGCTTCAATATTGACATTAATTAGTTTAATTTTGTTTCTTAAAAGTTTTAAAAAATCAAATAGACTGATAAAATCGGTGGACAAGTAA
- a CDS encoding EcsC family protein → MDEYIDTFIVSSSSEISGYVYKLREQNPKISDIDLAKKIVNRKSFKNGLVGAATGVGGLITLPVTVPIDIIATWKIQITMAFTIAHVFGHTKDTTDLRTDVYLILAGSSAQEALKKVGIQVGKEVTKRAIQKNISKEMMKKIWKIIPQKIITKSGQKSLTSFSKMVPLIGAPIGFAFDYVGTKTVGNFAVKYYSGN, encoded by the coding sequence ATGGATGAATATATTGATACATTTATTGTTTCGAGTTCAAGCGAAATTTCAGGATATGTCTATAAGTTACGTGAACAGAATCCTAAAATTAGTGATATTGATTTAGCTAAAAAAATTGTTAATAGAAAATCATTTAAAAACGGTTTAGTTGGAGCTGCAACTGGAGTTGGGGGCTTAATAACTTTGCCTGTTACTGTTCCTATAGATATTATAGCAACTTGGAAAATCCAAATCACAATGGCATTTACAATTGCTCACGTATTTGGACACACAAAAGACACAACCGACTTGAGAACGGATGTATATTTAATTTTGGCAGGTAGTTCAGCTCAAGAAGCGTTAAAAAAAGTTGGTATTCAAGTTGGAAAAGAAGTAACAAAAAGAGCCATACAAAAAAACATTTCAAAAGAAATGATGAAAAAAATATGGAAAATTATACCACAGAAAATTATAACAAAATCTGGACAGAAATCCCTAACAAGTTTTTCTAAAATGGTACCATTAATAGGTGCTCCAATAGGTTTTGCTTTTGATTATGTAGGCACTAAAACTGTAGGTAATTTTGCAGTTAAATATTATAGTGGAAACTAA
- the xerA gene encoding site-specific tyrosine recombinase/integron integrase, whose amino-acid sequence MNWTAKLIKRGGESRIAIYFEKNHDWIDRIKQQEGSRWSQTLGVWHLPDTFENRMLFQIVEAPIKLPSIEGIAQIEKFKHWLLSRRYSNSTITTYTEALKTFLTFYNDKAVAEINNDDVILYNNEYILNNNLSASYQNQIVNAVKLFFSTIRETKIEIEKIHRPKREKILPNVLSKEEVKLILNAHSNLKHKTMLSLIYACGLRRSELLHLKPADIESKRGVVVIRQGKGKKDRIAPLSDKILAMLRDYYIANKPLTYLFEGKIPGESYSEYSLQSVLKQALHKVGITKPVTLHWLRHSFATHLLESGTDLRYIQELLGHNSSKTTEIYTHVSTKSIQQIKSPFDDL is encoded by the coding sequence ATGAACTGGACAGCCAAACTCATCAAACGCGGTGGCGAAAGCCGTATCGCCATTTATTTCGAAAAAAACCACGATTGGATCGATCGCATTAAGCAACAAGAGGGATCAAGATGGAGTCAAACATTGGGCGTTTGGCATTTGCCGGACACCTTCGAAAACCGAATGTTATTTCAAATTGTCGAGGCACCAATTAAACTTCCTTCGATTGAGGGAATCGCACAAATAGAAAAATTCAAACACTGGCTGTTGTCCAGACGTTACAGCAACAGTACCATAACTACCTATACAGAAGCTTTAAAAACCTTTCTGACCTTTTACAACGACAAAGCGGTAGCCGAAATTAACAATGACGATGTTATTCTGTACAATAACGAATACATTTTGAACAATAATTTGTCAGCTTCGTATCAAAACCAAATCGTCAACGCCGTCAAATTATTTTTCTCCACCATACGAGAAACTAAGATCGAAATCGAGAAAATTCACCGTCCGAAACGTGAAAAAATACTCCCCAATGTCTTGAGCAAAGAGGAAGTAAAACTGATTTTGAATGCCCACAGTAACCTCAAACACAAAACGATGCTGAGTTTAATTTATGCCTGCGGATTGCGCCGAAGCGAACTTTTGCATTTAAAGCCTGCCGATATTGAATCTAAAAGAGGAGTAGTAGTCATCAGACAAGGTAAGGGCAAGAAAGACCGAATAGCACCATTATCGGATAAAATATTGGCGATGTTACGGGATTATTATATTGCGAACAAACCCCTTACCTATTTGTTTGAAGGCAAAATCCCTGGTGAGTCTTATTCTGAATACAGCTTACAAAGTGTTTTGAAACAAGCGTTACACAAAGTAGGAATAACCAAACCTGTCACACTACATTGGCTGCGACACAGTTTTGCGACACACTTACTGGAAAGTGGCACCGATTTGCGTTATATTCAAGAGTTATTGGGACATAACAGCAGTAAAACAACCGAAATTTACACTCATGTCAGTACGAAAAGTATTCAACAAATAAAAAGTCCCTTTGACGATTTATAA
- a CDS encoding rubredoxin, with product MELTRLIVKGGVISPGELREIVNMALEQGLEAISFGSRQDIIFPKGFKNNTPEKIGKHHFVLPNEKSGNNIVSSYVSTDIFRNTPWLTGNKFLYILEQFKEQPKLKVNITDPKQQLVPLFTGHINFIASHHEDYWFLYVRLPKWDKMELFPVLIYSWDIGKIYYEIEKILQEEPDTVDMIFQLISDLDTNNRTIDQPLNIPFYPFPYYEGMNRLGIDQYWLGLYWRNNLYDLEFLKEMCDLCFDCKIGKICITPWKSFIVKGIPKDRKLDWEKFLGKKGINVRHSLLELNWHLPVATEWALNLKTFLVRTLDQFDISTYGLTFGLSDYNRDGHYFTSVVVEKNESPKDLESIKIRDTFNILYAKNFDPNTKEYIVHAQDVDKLELPNILIELSKKYFEELGNSVLEFQNTTSKKEKKAQDIHQCPECLTVYNSDYGDVIQGIEKGTLFQDLPEDYCCSLCEAPKSSFIPLIEASV from the coding sequence ATGGAATTAACAAGACTCATAGTAAAAGGCGGGGTTATATCTCCGGGGGAATTACGAGAAATTGTAAATATGGCATTGGAGCAAGGTCTTGAAGCCATCTCTTTTGGTTCCAGACAAGACATTATATTCCCAAAAGGATTCAAAAATAACACTCCCGAAAAAATTGGGAAACATCATTTTGTTTTGCCCAACGAAAAAAGTGGCAATAACATCGTTTCCTCCTACGTATCGACCGATATTTTCAGGAATACGCCTTGGCTTACCGGAAACAAATTCCTTTACATATTGGAACAATTCAAGGAACAGCCCAAACTCAAAGTCAACATAACCGACCCGAAGCAACAGCTCGTTCCCCTATTCACGGGACACATCAACTTTATAGCTTCGCACCACGAAGACTATTGGTTCCTGTATGTTCGCTTGCCAAAATGGGACAAAATGGAACTTTTCCCGGTATTGATTTACAGCTGGGACATTGGGAAAATATATTACGAAATTGAAAAGATACTACAGGAAGAACCCGATACTGTTGATATGATTTTCCAACTTATCAGCGATTTGGACACCAATAATAGAACCATCGACCAACCGCTGAACATTCCGTTTTACCCCTTCCCTTATTACGAAGGCATGAATAGGCTTGGCATCGATCAATACTGGTTGGGACTTTACTGGCGCAACAACCTTTACGACTTGGAATTCCTAAAAGAAATGTGCGATTTATGCTTCGACTGCAAAATCGGAAAAATATGCATCACCCCTTGGAAATCCTTCATCGTAAAAGGAATCCCCAAAGACCGCAAACTCGATTGGGAAAAATTCTTGGGAAAAAAAGGTATCAACGTTCGCCACTCCTTACTTGAGCTAAACTGGCACTTACCCGTAGCTACGGAATGGGCCTTGAATCTCAAAACTTTTCTGGTGCGCACACTCGACCAATTTGACATCAGTACCTATGGACTTACTTTCGGGCTATCCGACTACAATAGAGACGGTCATTATTTCACCTCTGTGGTTGTCGAAAAAAACGAATCTCCAAAAGATCTCGAATCCATCAAAATCCGAGATACTTTCAACATTTTGTATGCCAAAAATTTTGACCCCAACACCAAGGAATACATCGTACACGCGCAAGACGTCGACAAACTCGAATTGCCCAATATCTTAATAGAATTGAGTAAAAAATACTTCGAAGAACTAGGCAATAGCGTTCTCGAATTCCAGAACACCACTTCCAAAAAAGAGAAAAAAGCACAGGACATTCACCAATGTCCAGAATGCTTAACCGTCTATAATTCGGATTACGGCGATGTCATTCAGGGCATAGAAAAAGGCACACTTTTCCAGGATCTTCCCGAAGATTACTGCTGTTCGTTATGTGAAGCACCAAAAAGCAGTTTCATTCCTTTAATAGAAGCTTCGGTTTAA